One window of Populus nigra chromosome 5, ddPopNigr1.1, whole genome shotgun sequence genomic DNA carries:
- the LOC133695371 gene encoding piriformospora indica-insensitive protein 2, translated as MAISSSFPIFGLLFLATLMSSLVISHQQPLLDSAEQDSLFQVLYSINSAIPWRTLFPDDLCLSAPHGIVCEYFTEEQPPLTPNGSVSTQPPLETAHISELSFGFVSDYTSNPPCSPNSTINPLVFTSFKFLRKLFFYKCFTEMPVSVPDVSSSSFGANLEELVFIENPALVGSLSGIIGNFTNLRRLVLTGNGIYGNIPDGVGSLVNLEEVTVSRNQLSGGVPFSLAKLKKLRVLDLSQNYLDGYVPLSVGNLSRLLKLDLSHNRFSGKIPESLVSLQSLEFLDLSFNSFGNYGVPLFLGEMPRLKEVYLSGNLLGGHIPEIWEKLGGISGIGFSDMGLVGNIPASMGVHLRNLCYLGLDNNKLEGTVPEELGFLKCGYEINLENNNLSGKIPVTFTSKVAEKLKLKGNSGLCVDGGDFSGFGKFEGSLGKLKLCNKSDLSSPVLVQEGSLDSSSSSQTQVSSRMMLGFGFLFFLSC; from the coding sequence ATGGCTATATCCTCTTCCTTTCCCATCTTCGGTCTTCTCTTCCTCGCAACTCTCATGTCCTCTCTTGTCATTTCACACCAACAACCTCTCCTCGACTCCGCCGAGCAGGACTCCCTCTTTCAGGTCCTTTACTCCATCAACTCAGCCATCCCTTGGCGCACTCTCTTCCCTGACGACCTCTGCCTCTCCGCCCCACACGGCATCGTTTGCGAGTACTTCACCGAAGAACAACCACCACTCACCCCAAACGGTTCCGTTTCAACCCAGCCTCCCCTTGAAACGGCTCACATTTCTGAACTCAGTTTCGGGTTCGTCTCTGACTACACATCCAACCCGCCTTGCTCTCCAAATTCCACCATTAACCCTCTTGTCTTCACTTCTTTTAAGTTCCTACGCAAGCTGTTCTTTTACAAGTGTTTCACCGAGATGCCAGTTTCGGTGCCTGATGTTTCTTCTTCGAGCTTTGGGGCTAACCTTGAAGAGCTTGTGTTTATTGAGAACCCAGCTCTGGTTGGGTCTCTAAGTGGCATCATTGGTAATTTTACTAATTTAAGGAGGCTAGTTTTGACTGGAAATGGTATTTATGGCAATATTCCAGATGGGGTTGGCTCTTTGGTTAACTTGGAAGAGGTTACAGTGTCAAGAAACCAGTTAAGCGGAGGGGTTCCCTTCAGTCTAGCTAAGTTGAAAAAATTGAGAGTTCTTGATTTGAGTCAAAATTATCTTGACGGTTATGTCCCTTTGTCTGTGGGTAATTTATCTCGGCTTTTGAAGCTTGATTTGAGTCATAATCGGTTTTCTGGTAAAATCCCAGAAAGCTTGGTTAGTTTACAGAGTCTGGAGTTCTTAGACCTGAGTTTTAACAGCTTCGGTAACTATGGAGTGCCTTTGTTTTTAGGCGAAATGCCCAGGTTGAAGGAAGTGTATTTGAGTGGAAATTTGCTAGGAGGGCATATACCGGAAATATGGGAGAAACTTGGGGGTATTTCGGGAATAGGATTTTCTGACATGGGTTTGGTTGGGAATATTCCAGCTTCTATGGGGGTACATTTAAGGAACCTGTGTTACTTAGGGCTTGATAACAACAAGCTTGAAGGGACTGTGCCTGAAGAGTTGGGGTTCTTGAAATGTGGTTATGAGATCAATTTGGAGAACAACAATTTGAGTGGTAAAATCCCAGTTACTTTTACTTCCAAGGTTGCTGAAAAGCTGAAGCTGAAGGGCAACTCAGGGCTGTGTGTTGATGGTGGTGATTTCTCAGGGTTTGGTAAATTTGAGGGCAGTTTAGGGAAACTGAAGCTGTGCAACAAATCAGATCTTTCCAGTCCTGTACTCGTCCAAGAGGGTTCTCTTGAttcctcatcatcatctcaaACACAGGTTTCATCTCGGATGATGCTTGGatttggatttctgttttttttatcctgttAA
- the LOC133694252 gene encoding zinc-finger homeodomain protein 5-like: MEIRGLENDIRTSVPSSYSHQSSGLEGKNGNHNDTTVLTYTQTLDHQRQPSRSPNPDRLAIISSGSNSKTSNTRYRECLRNHAANVGGSVYDGCGEFMPGGEEGSLEALKCAACECHRNFHRREIDGETQFSPGSRRSATMVHSLQLPPPLPSPAVLHHHHHHHQRYSMGLHTSPNTANMVQPMSVAFGGVSGGTESSSEDLNPFQSNADGVPPPPPYVMSKKRFRTKFTPEQKDKMMEFADKVGWRINKQDDEEVQKFCAEVGVRRQVFKVWMHNNKNLKKQPQPTSST, translated from the coding sequence ATGGAGATAAGAGGTCTAGAAAATGATATAAGAACGTCAGTCCCTTCAAGTTACAGTCATCAATCGTCAGGGCTAGAAGGAAAAAATGGGAACCACAATGACACCACTGTCCTTACTTACACCCAAACCCTAGATCACCAACGCCAACCCTCAAGATCTCCAAACCCAGATCGACTTGCAATCATCTCAAGCGGATCCAACTCCAAAACATCTAATACAAGGTACCGCGAATGTCTCAGAAACCACGCGGCCAACGTAGGAGGCAGTGTTTATGATGGCTGTGGTGAGTTCATGCCAGGGGGAGAAGAAGGAAGTTTAGAGGCACTAAAATGTGCTGCTTGTGAGTGCCACCGCAACTTTCACCGCAGAGAAATCGATGGGGAGACTCAATTCAGTCCTGGTTCAAGAAGAAGTGCTACCATGGTTCATAGTCTTCAGTTGCCACCACCATTGCCTTCTCCAGCTGTGCtgcatcaccaccaccaccaccaccaaagaTATTCTATGGGGTTGCATACCAGTCCTAACACTGCAAATATGGTTCAACCCATGAGTGTGGCTTTTGGTGGTGTTAGTGGAGGAACTGAATCTTCAAGTGAGGATCTCAATCCTTTCCAGTCTAATGCAGATGGAGTGCCACCTCCTCCACCTTATGTTATGTCAAAGAAGAGATTTAGAACAAAATTCACACCGGAACAGAAAGATAAGATGATGGAGTTTGCAGATAAAGTTGGGTGGAGGATTAATAAACAAGACGATGAGGAAGTGCAGAAGTTTTGTGCTGAAGTTGGTGTGAGGAGACAGGTTTTCAAGGTTTGGATGCATAATAACAAGAATTTGAAGAAGCAGCCACAGCCAACAAGTTCCACTTGA
- the LOC133695092 gene encoding uncharacterized protein LOC133695092 yields MGEQTKIQPQSQPVQSESQALPQIEAQVQTQSLSQPFNTPTITTSELTTVPPPITSPPAKIPSRPRKIRKVSPNAAATTANDPKSSPTSTTTTTTTTTETPKTPAIKTPRTKTSQQLVIATPRIVARSLTCEGELEYAIHYLRNADPLLASLIDIYQPPSFDTFPTPFLALARSILYQQLAFKAGSSIYTRFISLCGGEAGVLPETVLALTPQQLRQFGVSGRKASYLHDLARKYQNGILSDSAIVNMDDKSLFTMLTMVNGIGSWSVHMFMIFSLHRPDVLPINDLQVRKGVQLLYNLLELPRPSQMDQLCEKWRPYRSVASWYLWRLQESKGSPSSVIAVSASGNLTQQQQEDQQQPQLIDPINSILNLGACAWGQ; encoded by the exons ATGGGCGAACAAACCAAAATCCAACCTCAATCACAACCAGTCCAATCAGAATCCCAGGCTCTCCCCCAAATCGAAGCCCAGGTCCAAACTCAATCACTGTCTCAGCCATTCAATACCCCCACCATCACCACCTCGGAATTAACCACTGTTCCACCACCAATTACATCTCCTCCCGCCAAAATCCCTTCCCGTCCTCGTAAAATCCGTAAAGTCTCACCCAATGCTGCTGCAACCACCGCTAACGACCCTAAGTCTTCCCCAACCTCCACCACTACCACTACCACTACCACAACCGAAACACCCAAAACCCCTGCCATCAAAACCCCAAGAACAAAAACGTCCCAACAGCTAGTAATCGCCACTCCGCGGATCGTGGCAAGATCTCTAACATGTGAAGGTGAGCTTGAATACGCAATTCACTATCTCCGTAACGCCGATCCACTCCTTGCTTCCTTAATTGACATCTACCAGCCTCCTAGCTTTGATACGTTTCCCACTCCTTTCCTTGCTCTCGCTCGCAGCATTCTTTACCAGCAACTTGCTTTTAAAGCAGGGTCTTCAATTTACACGCGCTTTATTTCGCTTTGTGGCGGAGAGGCTGGAGTTTTACCCGAAACAGTTCTTGCTTTGACTCCACAACAGTTGAGGCAATTTGGGGTTTCTGGGCGTAAAGCGAGTTACCTTCATGATCTAGCTAGAAAGTATCAAAATGGTATTTTATCGGATTCTGCGATTGTAAATATGGATGATAAATCGCTTTTCACAATGCTTACTATGGTAAATGGGATTGGTTCATGGTCAGTGCATATGTTCATGATTTTCTCGCTGCATAGACCGGATGTGCTGCCAATTAATGATCTTCAAGTGAGGAAAGGAGTGCAGTTGCTTTATAATTTGCTGGAGTTGCCACGCCCATCACAGATGGATCAGTTGTGTGAAAAATGGAGGCCGTATAGGTCGGTTGCGTCATGGTATCTTTGGAGATTACAAGAGTCAAAAGGGTCACCTTCCAGTGTGATAGCAGTGTCTGCTAGTGGTAATTTGACACAGCAACAGCAGGAAGACCAGCAGCAGCCTCAGCTTATTGACCCAATAAACAGCATTCTCAATCTTGG GGCCTGTGCTTGGGGACAATGA
- the LOC133695373 gene encoding CRIB domain-containing protein RIC7-like isoform X2 codes for MSNNKMKGLLKGLRYISQIFDNDEEEPEMQIGFPTDVKHVAHIGWDGPSVNSPSWMNEFQSQPEYSSAPLSLNRDAKEEGSAKWVSEGSNRKGSQAPNSPAGAPSSPVGSHSSPTRDLPELPKSSRRRSSSGTSAESPSREKSDKPKQSRRSSRNGTKELDGTRTSRNHKDPSGESESPSNLPDIPKKSRRKKSKDASVEGSTSRSRSKAPAQEGGGESEMITKSSNSNEQRQTRGSSPSRDVEESGLSGIS; via the exons ATGTCAAACAACAAAATGAAGGGCCTATTAAAAGGCTTAAGATACATCTCTCAAATATTCG ACAATGATGAGGAAGAGCCTGAAATGCAGATTGGTTTCCCCACAGATGTAAAACATGTTGCCCACATAGGATGGGATGGTCCCTCTGTAAATTCACCAAGCTGG ATGAACGAGTTTCAATCTCAACCAGAATATTCATCAGCTCCCTTAAGTCTCAACAGAGACGCGAAGGAGGAAGGTTCTGCAAAATGGGTATCTGAAG GTTCAAATCGAAAAGGTTCGCAGGCACCGAATTCTCCAGCAGGGGCGCCTAGTTCTCCAGTAGGGTCGCATAGTTCCCCAACTCGGGACTTGCCAGAATTGCCGAAATCATCTAGACGGCGTTCATCATCTGGTACATCAGCTGAATCTCCAAGCAGAGAAAAATCAGATAAACCTAAACAATCTAGGCGGTCTTCACGAAATGGCACCAAAGAATTGGATGGTACTAGAACAAGTCGGAATCATAAGGATCCTAGTGGAGAAAGCGAGTCACCCTCAAATTTACCTGACATACCGAAGAAATCTCGGAGGAAGAAGTCGAAAGATGCCTCTGTTGAGGGGTCAACTTCAAGATCGAGATCTAAAGCCCCAGCTCAAGAGGGGGGTGGGGAGTCAGAAATGATTACCAAATCTAGTAACAGTAATGAGCAACGTCAGACCAGAGGTTCAAGTCCTTCACGAGATGTTGAGGAGAGTGGATTGAGTGGAATTTCTTGA
- the LOC133695373 gene encoding CRIB domain-containing protein RIC7-like isoform X1, protein MLKKQCKNGKQFMCCSMGDVDRNFNDVADNDEEEPEMQIGFPTDVKHVAHIGWDGPSVNSPSWMNEFQSQPEYSSAPLSLNRDAKEEGSAKWVSEGSNRKGSQAPNSPAGAPSSPVGSHSSPTRDLPELPKSSRRRSSSGTSAESPSREKSDKPKQSRRSSRNGTKELDGTRTSRNHKDPSGESESPSNLPDIPKKSRRKKSKDASVEGSTSRSRSKAPAQEGGGESEMITKSSNSNEQRQTRGSSPSRDVEESGLSGIS, encoded by the exons ATGCTTAAGAAGCAATGCAAAAATGGCAAACAATTTATGTGCTGTTCTATGGGCGATGTTGATAGAAACTTTAACGATGTTGCAGACAATGATGAGGAAGAGCCTGAAATGCAGATTGGTTTCCCCACAGATGTAAAACATGTTGCCCACATAGGATGGGATGGTCCCTCTGTAAATTCACCAAGCTGG ATGAACGAGTTTCAATCTCAACCAGAATATTCATCAGCTCCCTTAAGTCTCAACAGAGACGCGAAGGAGGAAGGTTCTGCAAAATGGGTATCTGAAG GTTCAAATCGAAAAGGTTCGCAGGCACCGAATTCTCCAGCAGGGGCGCCTAGTTCTCCAGTAGGGTCGCATAGTTCCCCAACTCGGGACTTGCCAGAATTGCCGAAATCATCTAGACGGCGTTCATCATCTGGTACATCAGCTGAATCTCCAAGCAGAGAAAAATCAGATAAACCTAAACAATCTAGGCGGTCTTCACGAAATGGCACCAAAGAATTGGATGGTACTAGAACAAGTCGGAATCATAAGGATCCTAGTGGAGAAAGCGAGTCACCCTCAAATTTACCTGACATACCGAAGAAATCTCGGAGGAAGAAGTCGAAAGATGCCTCTGTTGAGGGGTCAACTTCAAGATCGAGATCTAAAGCCCCAGCTCAAGAGGGGGGTGGGGAGTCAGAAATGATTACCAAATCTAGTAACAGTAATGAGCAACGTCAGACCAGAGGTTCAAGTCCTTCACGAGATGTTGAGGAGAGTGGATTGAGTGGAATTTCTTGA
- the LOC133694254 gene encoding uncharacterized protein LOC133694254, with product MNYENYDPSFPDQPVVDLYLPVWANLPSFQSKPAFIWAEDGSNGATKNSTITYAQLNESVHSISTQLLTQLQRGDTVVILCSPGLELVEIIFGCQRAGLLCIPLFPPDPSFTKENYHHLVRVLSQTKPKAAIAHHDYIARVQHYISLSSDNHKLAEMLQKLTWISTSDIKDKKMSSNMGSLPYNGCRPNEMYLIQYTSGATGIPKPVLVTAGAAAHNVRVARKAYDLYPNSVIVSWLPQYHDCGLQFLLLTIISGATSVLTSPGAFVNRPGLWLELISKFQATCTPVPSFSLPLVIKRGGVDKGTRPISLWSLKNLIIINEPIYKASVDRFVEMFEPFGLNPSCISPSYGLAENGTFVSTAWRGNCSNAASFPHIPSHNKLLPCARLASQREEEEDMDIIVVDEETCELVVDGTEGEIWVSSPSNCSGYLGHPSLTREIFQARPRNKVSRCFVRTGDRGIIKGEERFLYVTGRCSDVIKLPNNQEIHPHFIETAAQNSCQKFLRGGCLAAFEMSSTIVLVAEIQRHEKDVKVLKQICEWAKKAVLKEEKVEIGLMVLVKSGCVPKTTSGKIQRWAAKDMLIRGKMSVVMEMQFEDNNERFLPSYEAIGKANKEIRCQGGNRTSTVAEDRDQEISLAFSSTPRRPPLLSLL from the coding sequence atgaactACGAGAATTATGACCCTTCTTTCCCTGATCAACCTGTGGTCGATCTCTACCTCCCAGTATGGGCTAACCTGCCATCCTTTCAGTCCAAGCCAGCCTTCATTTGGGCTGAAGATGGCTCAAATGGTGCAACCAAGAATTCAACCATCACTTATGCTCAACTCAATGAATCAGTTCACTCAATTTCTACCCAGTTACTTACTCAATTACAAAGAGGTGACACTGTCGTGATTTTATGCTCACCTGGGTTAGAGCTTGTTGAGATCATCTTTGGGTGCCAAAGAGCTGGCCTTTTGTGCATCCCTTTGTTCCCACCAGACCCTTCTTTCACTAAAGAAAACTATCACCATCTTGTTAGAGTTCTGTCCCAGACAAAGCCCAAAGCTGCCATAGCGCACCATGATTACATTGCCAGAGTTCAACACTACATCTCCTTGTCCTCTGACAATCATAAGCTTGCAGAGATGTTGCAAAAGCTCACCTGGATCTCTACTTCTGAtatcaaagacaagaaaatgAGTTCAAATATGGGCTCATTGCCTTATAATGGCTGTAGACCAAATGAAATGTACTTAATCCAATACACTTCAGGTGCTACAGGGATTCCAAAACCTGTGCTGGTAACAGCGGGAGCAGCTGCTCACAATGTGAGAGTAGCCAGGAAAGCCTACGATCTCTATCCAAACAGTGTTATTGTCTCTTGGTTGCCTCAGTACCATGACTGTGGCCTGCAGTTTTTGTTATTGACTATCATATCTGGTGCAACAAGTGTGCTAACATCACCTGGCGCCTTTGTGAACCGGCCTGGGCTATGGCTTGAGCTGATTTCAAAGTTCCAAGCTACTTGCACTCCAGTTCCATCATTCTCATTACCACTTGTTATAAAGCGTGGTGGGGTTGATAAAGGAACTCGGCCTATAAGTTTATGGAGTTTGAAAAACTTAATCATCATCAATGAGCCTATTTACAAAGCATCGGTTGACAGGTTCGTCGAAATGTTTGAGCCTTTTGGGCTAAACCCATCATGCATTTCTCCATCTTATGGTTTGGCAGAAAACGGCACCTTTGTTTCAACAGCATGGAGAGGCAACTGCAGCAATGCTGCTAGCTTTCCACACATCCCATCACACAACAAGCTCTTGCCATGTGCAAGGCTTGCTTCTCAacgtgaagaagaagaggacaTGGACATTATAGTTGTAGACGAAGAAACTTGTGAACTTGTTGTGGATGGAACGGAAGGTGAGATTTGGGTCTCATCTCCAAGCAACTGCTCAGGTTACCTTGGCCACCCATCTTTAACTCGAGAGATATTTCAAGCAAGACCAAGGAACAAGGTGAGCCGGTGCTTTGTCCGCACAGGCGATAGAGGAATCATCAAAGGAGAAGAAAGGTTTCTCTATGTGACCGGTCGGTGTTCAGATGTTATCAAACTCCCAAACAATCAAGAAATACACCCTCATTTCATAGAGACAGCTGCTCAGAATAGTTGCCAAAAGTTTCTCAGAGGAGGTTGCCTTGCTGCATTTGAGATGTCAAGTACTATAGTTCTTGTTGCAGAGATTCAAAGACACGAAAAGGATGTTAAGGTATTGAAACAAATCTGTGAGTGGGCCAAGAAAGCTGTTCTGAAGGAAGAGAAAGTTGAAATTGGCTTGATGGTTCTAGTTAAGAGCGGATGTGTTCCGAAAACAACTTCAGGGAAGATTCAAAGATGGGCTGCCAAAGATATGCTGATTAGAGGCAAAATGAGCGTGGTAATGGAGATGCAGTTCGAGGATAACAATGAAAGATTCTTGCCATCGTACGAGGCAATAGGTAAAGCAAATAAAGAGATCAGATGTCAAGGGGGAAACAGAACAAGTACTGTTGCTGAAGATAGAGATCAAGAAATCTCCCTAGCATTTTCAAGCACTCCAAGGCGTCCCCCATTGCTTTCTCTTCtgtga